DNA from Synergistaceae bacterium:
AGCAGATCATGCCATATGGAGCGTTTGTGCGGATTTCGACAGGGCAGAAGGGTATGATCCATATTTCCGAGCTGTCGTTCAACTTCGTCAAGAAGGTGGAGGATGTTTTGTCTTTACAGCAAAACATCAAGGCTCGCGTGATCAAAATCGACGAGAAGGGGCGCATCGACCTTTCTCTGAAAAAGGTGGAAGAGCGTTCTTTTGTCCAGGCGCCTATCACGAAGGAAGACAAAGACAGTTTCGAGAAAAAAATGGCGTCTTTTCTGAAAGTCAGCGAGTCCAAAATAGCGGATCTCAATAGCAAAATGAACTCCTCGAAATCGGGAAAGAAAAAACCAGGAGGTAAGCCGAAAAGCTGAGAAATACGGTTTGCCTTCGGGCAAAAATTTAAGACGAAGCGCCGGATAAAATCCCAGATGAAAACTCGATTG
Protein-coding regions in this window:
- a CDS encoding S1 RNA-binding domain-containing protein, with amino-acid sequence MAEEKKVETSSVRVGDLADCVVEQIMPYGAFVRISTGQKGMIHISELSFNFVKKVEDVLSLQQNIKARVIKIDEKGRIDLSLKKVEERSFVQAPITKEDKDSFEKKMASFLKVSESKIADLNSKMNSSKSGKKKPGGKPKS